Proteins co-encoded in one Stenotrophomonas maltophilia genomic window:
- a CDS encoding type VI secretion system Vgr family protein, translating to MDGSVPSSQWIALRSALAMPRDAHRFLRLHTPCGPDVLVAETLDGVEQVDGLGFQWTITALSLDAGLALAPLIGQGALLQLQQADGSVRPLHGRITAAERLGGNGGLARYRLRLQPWLAFLSQRVDSYVFHDKTVVEIVEDLFADYSGLAPAWRWSLGDASQYARRSLTTQYQESDLAFVQRLLAEEGIYYWFEHAGEPGGTDFGAHTLVLADHSHDTAELGSVRFHRRDESERSDSVQQWSTAHRWRPGKVERATWDYRTLERRQASAEAAQSNDLGIVDRDTCGPYGWQDNARGQRRAQQHLDALRVRAHTIDGAGQWRALAPGARFGLSQHPQVGEDAQFLCLSVHHQARNNLDADVFDALEQALGPSSVAAPALPGALSGLANGQASGEVSTAFYDNRFVAIPAEVSYRPQTEDGHGAHLHPRPTITGTLSAIVVSDGEPLLSDRDHRIKVQFPWQRGGNASSGLAHPGGDDNAPANGGAWTWVRVMTPWAGDNWGGVVLPRRGQEVLVAFLENDIDRPVVVGAVYNGRGQQDAPHNQINGGGASATGNTAAWFEGNDHAAVYTGFKSQALADSQGGTGGYQQLRFDDTPGQGRAQLSTTQHETTLTLGHLKGGQDNVREGERGFGVELSTQAQGALRAGRGLLLTTEQGTPQMAAPQALSQLQESQQLLQQLAESAVNQQAQLPNDPTELPVDATLTELQETLRATHSGSAAGSIAGGDGEAPGWSAPVLLGSGVAGVLSLTPADQVWVSGTHTTLASGVALNWMTQGSLTMAVSGGLVLYTAGVQPSGESPNQERGIALHAAQGKVSARAHKHQMIVAAKTQVRIASTEADVQLSAPSKHLLATAAGAYIRIEGDNIELGAPGKVEFKASQRDWVGPASVAGEAKVPEGRFKGCEPHLNAAVRRQEAFADVG from the coding sequence ATGGATGGCTCTGTACCTTCTTCGCAATGGATTGCCCTGCGCTCGGCGTTGGCGATGCCCCGGGATGCCCATCGCTTCCTGAGACTGCATACGCCGTGCGGCCCCGATGTGCTGGTCGCCGAAACCCTCGATGGCGTCGAGCAGGTCGACGGCCTCGGCTTCCAGTGGACGATCACCGCCCTGTCGCTGGACGCGGGATTGGCGCTGGCACCGCTGATCGGGCAGGGCGCGCTTCTGCAGCTGCAGCAGGCCGATGGCAGCGTGCGCCCGCTGCATGGCCGCATCACCGCCGCCGAGCGGCTGGGCGGCAACGGCGGGCTGGCCCGCTACCGGCTGCGCCTGCAACCGTGGCTGGCGTTCCTGTCACAGCGGGTGGACAGCTACGTCTTCCACGACAAGACCGTGGTCGAGATCGTCGAAGACCTGTTCGCCGATTACAGCGGGCTGGCCCCGGCCTGGCGCTGGTCGCTGGGTGACGCCAGCCAGTACGCACGACGCAGCCTGACCACCCAGTACCAGGAGAGCGACCTGGCCTTCGTCCAGCGCCTGCTGGCCGAAGAGGGCATCTATTACTGGTTCGAGCATGCCGGCGAGCCCGGCGGCACGGACTTCGGGGCGCACACGTTGGTGCTGGCCGACCACAGCCACGACACCGCCGAACTGGGCAGCGTGCGCTTCCATCGCCGCGACGAAAGCGAGCGCAGTGACAGCGTGCAGCAGTGGTCCACCGCGCACCGCTGGCGACCGGGCAAGGTCGAGCGTGCGACCTGGGACTACCGCACCCTGGAGCGGCGCCAGGCCAGCGCCGAGGCCGCGCAGAGCAACGACCTCGGCATCGTCGACCGCGACACCTGCGGCCCCTACGGCTGGCAGGACAACGCCCGCGGCCAGCGCCGCGCGCAGCAGCATCTGGACGCGCTGCGCGTGCGCGCGCATACCATCGACGGTGCCGGCCAATGGCGGGCACTGGCGCCGGGCGCGCGCTTCGGCCTGTCGCAGCATCCGCAGGTGGGCGAGGACGCGCAGTTCCTGTGCCTGTCGGTGCACCATCAGGCACGCAACAACCTCGATGCCGACGTGTTCGATGCACTGGAGCAGGCACTGGGCCCGTCCAGCGTGGCCGCGCCGGCCCTGCCGGGCGCGCTGTCCGGTCTGGCCAATGGCCAGGCGTCGGGCGAGGTGTCCACCGCGTTCTACGACAACCGCTTCGTCGCCATTCCGGCCGAGGTGAGCTACCGGCCGCAGACCGAGGACGGCCACGGCGCGCATCTGCATCCGCGCCCGACCATCACCGGCACGCTCAGCGCGATCGTGGTCAGTGACGGCGAGCCGCTGCTGTCCGACCGCGACCACCGCATCAAGGTGCAGTTCCCGTGGCAGCGCGGCGGCAACGCCAGCAGCGGGCTGGCCCATCCCGGTGGTGACGACAACGCCCCGGCCAACGGTGGCGCCTGGACCTGGGTGCGGGTGATGACGCCCTGGGCCGGCGACAACTGGGGCGGCGTGGTGCTGCCGCGGCGCGGCCAGGAAGTGCTGGTGGCGTTCCTGGAAAACGACATCGACCGCCCGGTGGTGGTCGGTGCGGTCTACAACGGCCGTGGCCAGCAGGACGCACCGCACAACCAGATCAACGGCGGCGGCGCCAGCGCCACCGGCAACACCGCCGCCTGGTTCGAGGGCAATGACCACGCCGCGGTGTACACCGGCTTCAAGAGCCAGGCGCTGGCCGACAGCCAGGGCGGTACCGGCGGCTACCAGCAGCTGCGCTTCGACGACACGCCCGGGCAGGGCCGCGCGCAGCTGTCCACCACCCAGCACGAGACCACGCTGACCCTGGGCCACCTGAAGGGCGGCCAGGACAACGTGCGCGAGGGCGAGCGCGGCTTTGGCGTGGAGCTGTCCACCCAGGCCCAGGGCGCACTGCGTGCCGGTCGCGGTCTGCTGCTGACCACCGAACAGGGCACGCCACAGATGGCGGCGCCGCAGGCATTGAGCCAGCTGCAGGAAAGCCAGCAGCTGCTGCAGCAGCTGGCCGAATCGGCGGTCAACCAGCAGGCGCAGCTGCCCAACGACCCGACCGAACTGCCGGTGGACGCGACGCTGACCGAATTGCAGGAGACGCTGCGCGCCACCCACAGCGGCAGCGCCGCCGGCAGCATCGCCGGGGGCGATGGCGAAGCGCCGGGCTGGAGCGCGCCGGTACTGCTGGGCAGTGGCGTGGCCGGCGTGCTGAGCCTGACCCCGGCCGACCAGGTGTGGGTGAGCGGCACCCACACCACGCTGGCCAGCGGCGTGGCGCTGAACTGGATGACGCAGGGCTCACTGACGATGGCGGTGTCCGGCGGGCTGGTGCTGTACACCGCCGGCGTGCAGCCCAGCGGTGAAAGCCCGAACCAGGAGCGCGGCATCGCGCTGCACGCCGCGCAGGGCAAGGTGAGTGCGCGCGCGCACAAGCACCAGATGATCGTGGCAGCCAAGACCCAGGTGCGTATCGCCAGCACTGAGGCGGATGTGCAGCTGTCGGCACCGAGCAAGCATCTGCTGGCGACGGCGGCTGGTGCCTACATCCGCATTGAGGGCGACAACATCGAGCTGGGCGCGCCGGGCAAGGTGGAGTTCAAGGCCAGCCAGCGCGATTGGGTGGGGCCGGCGAGTGTGGCGGGGGAGGCGAAGGTGCCTGAAGGGCGCTTCAAGGGCTGTGAGCCGCACTTGAATGCCGCCGTGCGCCGGCAGGAGGCCTTCGCCGATGTCGGTTGA
- a CDS encoding T6SS effector BTH_I2691 family protein: protein MTTHDEDGNNASGSYAGTSNRGIRSEAGQTISDLPAVTVVPSESPSRLVCDICRSTGLAILPVRYTVVPASCNVGLGGLSPAYASDVDVSAAGYTYALRTLRQGLLYLYYEQGPYGPEYWECYAIAENGTLWRQPTAYSARAIAGGGLPSCGRSGHDPVRTEFITIQRPDLCGTVWLAYSQHPWTPATLDRYGADPALRAERMQPIEPARWITSARAEGDQAPLKDAAGLASIMEYRWLDNPSGDPPDLPYSSALPGASNPDGALRKARLHAHGTRYPWSRRDYPRSEGFDPRQQRFERLQQHSSNGRIGSDRQEYPPMLLGLWDAVGVVHELSGYCNDLVACINQFKSERELEVSAVDQIEQISRLLELNGAVMAGNYAAQTVREVERQRRLGNPSLPPWDPKVKLSEEEKRELAREYERQFLPLYLKDAQDAWKNKYWPLIDEPRFTAFKRNMDAMTQQVRDRLGPKISVLVAWLRHDLLLATLEDFDGQSAAQGVWFEEIIADAIAVLGMHEIGRTLLTELAGDLAVTGRSSLLWRVIAQNQDAARLELQQTLRAAEAGANTVLSAAGASWAAFVSGTAHLKTFISNYRKIEAAQKEAVPSTASARILRDSGVDRFVTTTGAFLLNRFPMKGIQDTAGNAMVRFVLLTRALMERDEAISLVAEELSSGQQGKRYFLERIQFYRTKGSALPMQFALRDLELHHGALAMRTRWQAAAESSRNVVRLNSLTGVLEMVNFIHLATKVDKQTRDYATLLASGMSLVAVYTGVHEAVAKEFFGEGSASAIRMKVSGSVMAGAGSFIGAAYSLADAEQAYAYPNKMAFVAYLAKALTLATVGSSQFLTALAYSSPVIERSLGRNALTLGLRGLRAGLEAAATEGGNVVASQAMKRVGVWMLRLAGWEVALVLLGIEIFVWAISPNDLETWCMANAFGKKGSKALGGTRMSSNSYVNSLEQQLAFEKAIGSVSVRSQ, encoded by the coding sequence ATGACGACGCACGACGAGGATGGAAACAACGCGAGTGGTTCCTACGCGGGTACCAGCAATAGGGGGATCCGCAGCGAGGCCGGCCAAACGATATCCGACCTTCCTGCTGTAACCGTGGTGCCATCGGAATCGCCGAGCCGCTTGGTTTGCGACATCTGTCGCTCCACTGGACTGGCCATCCTGCCGGTGCGCTACACGGTGGTGCCTGCCAGCTGCAACGTGGGCCTTGGTGGCCTGTCGCCCGCTTACGCCAGCGATGTTGATGTCAGTGCGGCGGGATACACCTACGCGCTCAGAACGTTGCGCCAGGGTCTGCTGTACCTGTACTACGAGCAGGGCCCTTACGGTCCGGAATACTGGGAATGCTACGCCATCGCCGAGAACGGCACCTTGTGGCGGCAACCCACCGCCTACAGTGCCCGCGCGATCGCAGGCGGTGGCCTGCCCAGCTGTGGCCGTAGTGGCCACGATCCGGTGCGCACGGAGTTCATCACCATCCAACGCCCCGATCTGTGCGGAACGGTCTGGCTTGCCTACTCCCAACACCCCTGGACGCCAGCGACACTGGATCGCTATGGAGCTGATCCGGCCCTGCGCGCCGAGCGGATGCAGCCGATCGAGCCAGCCAGGTGGATCACGTCGGCGAGGGCAGAAGGCGATCAAGCGCCATTGAAGGATGCCGCCGGGCTGGCCTCGATCATGGAATATCGATGGCTGGACAACCCCTCAGGTGATCCGCCAGACCTTCCGTACAGCAGTGCGCTCCCGGGTGCCTCCAATCCGGACGGAGCGCTTCGCAAGGCGCGGCTGCACGCGCATGGAACGCGTTACCCCTGGTCACGGCGGGACTATCCTCGCAGCGAAGGTTTCGACCCGCGTCAACAGCGTTTTGAACGCCTGCAGCAACACAGCAGCAACGGGCGCATTGGCAGTGATCGGCAGGAGTACCCGCCCATGCTGCTGGGGCTGTGGGATGCGGTTGGCGTCGTGCACGAGCTCAGCGGCTATTGCAACGACCTGGTTGCCTGCATCAACCAGTTCAAGAGCGAGCGCGAGCTGGAAGTCAGCGCTGTTGACCAGATCGAACAGATCTCGCGCCTGCTGGAGCTCAATGGTGCGGTAATGGCAGGGAACTACGCGGCACAGACGGTGCGCGAAGTGGAGCGTCAGCGCCGCCTCGGCAATCCCTCGCTTCCCCCATGGGATCCCAAGGTAAAGCTTTCCGAGGAGGAGAAGCGGGAACTCGCGCGGGAGTATGAACGCCAGTTCCTGCCGCTCTACCTGAAGGACGCCCAGGACGCGTGGAAAAACAAGTACTGGCCACTGATTGACGAGCCCCGTTTCACCGCGTTCAAGAGGAACATGGACGCGATGACGCAACAGGTACGCGACCGGCTGGGACCGAAGATCTCGGTGCTGGTTGCGTGGCTCCGCCATGATCTTCTGCTCGCAACGCTGGAGGACTTTGATGGTCAATCTGCGGCGCAGGGAGTGTGGTTCGAGGAGATCATTGCCGACGCCATCGCGGTGCTTGGCATGCACGAGATCGGCCGAACGCTGTTGACTGAACTGGCTGGCGATCTGGCTGTGACCGGAAGATCGTCCTTGCTGTGGCGAGTCATTGCGCAGAATCAGGACGCTGCCAGGCTGGAGCTGCAGCAGACGCTCAGGGCGGCTGAGGCTGGGGCCAACACCGTGCTGTCCGCTGCAGGTGCGAGCTGGGCGGCCTTTGTGTCCGGGACGGCGCATCTGAAGACCTTCATCTCCAACTATCGCAAGATTGAGGCTGCGCAGAAGGAGGCAGTGCCATCCACCGCCAGTGCCCGCATCCTCCGCGACAGTGGTGTTGATCGCTTCGTCACCACCACCGGCGCGTTCCTGCTGAATCGATTCCCGATGAAGGGCATCCAGGACACCGCCGGCAATGCCATGGTCCGGTTCGTGCTTCTGACACGGGCGTTGATGGAGCGCGACGAGGCCATCAGCCTGGTGGCCGAAGAACTGAGCAGCGGCCAGCAGGGCAAGCGCTATTTCCTGGAGCGTATCCAGTTCTACCGAACCAAGGGCAGCGCGCTACCGATGCAGTTCGCACTTCGGGACCTGGAGCTGCATCACGGCGCGCTGGCGATGCGCACGCGTTGGCAGGCTGCGGCAGAGAGCAGCCGCAACGTGGTGCGCCTGAACTCGCTGACCGGCGTGCTGGAAATGGTGAACTTCATCCATCTGGCCACGAAGGTGGACAAGCAGACCCGTGACTACGCGACGTTATTGGCTTCTGGAATGTCGCTTGTGGCTGTGTATACCGGTGTGCATGAGGCTGTGGCGAAGGAGTTTTTTGGCGAAGGCAGCGCCAGTGCCATACGGATGAAGGTTTCCGGGAGTGTGATGGCGGGGGCGGGTAGTTTTATTGGGGCGGCTTACAGCTTGGCAGATGCGGAACAAGCCTATGCGTATCCAAACAAGATGGCGTTCGTAGCATATCTTGCCAAGGCCCTGACGCTGGCGACGGTTGGATCATCTCAATTCCTAACCGCGCTCGCCTATTCATCCCCTGTAATCGAGCGCAGCCTTGGGCGGAACGCGTTGACTTTGGGGCTGAGAGGACTGAGGGCTGGACTTGAGGCGGCGGCCACGGAGGGTGGGAATGTCGTTGCGTCGCAGGCGATGAAGCGAGTCGGTGTGTGGATGCTGCGATTGGCAGGATGGGAGGTCGCATTGGTTCTGCTCGGCATTGAAATATTCGTATGGGCCATTAGTCCAAATGACTTGGAGACGTGGTGCATGGCAAATGCGTTCGGAAAGAAGGGGAGCAAGGCCTTAGGGGGAACTCGCATGTCCAGCAACAGCTATGTAAATTCACTAGAGCAGCAACTGGCTTTCGAAAAGGCTATTGGCTCAGTTTCCGTGAGGTCGCAATGA
- a CDS encoding putative type VI secretion system effector: MITQEQVGLRGNGPLDTEVGVVSDLRVQHAVKNIFWRDGDNEGMAATGAFAAALGLSGPAAGMAIMSAEEMAEPVTKVEFRLGDLAVEGLLWNWPFSEGDLVRVVGTRDSEGKFFAISVLDEQKRLIVSCPHVSAGSIAHWIVVLKLSLIISIPWWGLIIGWFAWMTSAPFHFLARSYLIGVLVFCVIGYRIGRRFVSCARMADSVFSTLGWKGARRMNLRRVTKRKRQPGDHPALGDTYFRY; this comes from the coding sequence ATGATTACTCAAGAGCAGGTGGGACTTAGGGGCAATGGCCCCCTCGACACTGAGGTCGGTGTAGTCTCCGATCTTCGAGTTCAGCATGCTGTAAAGAATATATTCTGGCGCGATGGTGATAATGAGGGAATGGCGGCAACTGGGGCCTTCGCAGCTGCGCTAGGCCTCAGTGGACCAGCAGCAGGTATGGCGATAATGTCTGCCGAGGAAATGGCCGAGCCGGTTACTAAGGTCGAGTTCCGGCTTGGCGATCTCGCCGTAGAAGGGCTTCTCTGGAACTGGCCGTTTAGCGAAGGCGATCTTGTTCGAGTTGTCGGGACACGGGATAGCGAAGGAAAATTCTTTGCTATCTCAGTTCTTGATGAGCAGAAGAGGTTGATCGTCTCCTGCCCGCACGTTAGTGCTGGCTCGATAGCGCATTGGATTGTCGTACTGAAACTATCACTAATTATATCGATTCCTTGGTGGGGACTTATAATAGGATGGTTTGCCTGGATGACCTCCGCGCCATTTCATTTCTTGGCTCGTTCGTACTTGATTGGTGTTCTCGTCTTTTGTGTAATTGGGTATCGAATCGGTCGTAGATTTGTCAGTTGCGCCAGAATGGCGGATTCAGTTTTTTCTACGCTTGGGTGGAAGGGGGCGAGGCGAATGAATCTCCGTAGAGTGACTAAGAGGAAGCGACAGCCGGGCGACCATCCCGCCCTAGGCGATACCTATTTCAGATATTGA
- a CDS encoding DUF4123 domain-containing protein, with protein MSVEALCEQLVAIDRSSAGQCHLLMQPAEDRCERDEAFDALLESVGIAPVPVAIRQIPKALWPCLIPLDLGKGTHSLLSGQAVEMAMAQRSVSSLLAARPQRACAWVWTPLLTPQLARQLAERAVAHCPHAQGRKRWLRFYDPMVTDLFLQCSSRSQRAYRFEGVTTWMFLDRWGEWAISNAVAPALPGDLAVSWPELESIGALNQAWIGALQAGTAPDRATFAQVQRSVGEGRRSGVSSGTDLDLFAAHALSIGPQFHRDPSVQALLAQIAHGERYGELVLRLEDAEWQRIRAASSADASAIKGGKST; from the coding sequence ATGTCGGTTGAAGCATTGTGCGAACAGCTGGTTGCCATCGACCGCAGCAGTGCGGGGCAATGCCACCTGCTGATGCAGCCGGCGGAAGATCGATGCGAGCGCGATGAGGCCTTCGACGCGTTGCTGGAATCGGTCGGGATAGCGCCGGTTCCCGTCGCCATTCGACAGATACCGAAGGCCCTGTGGCCGTGCCTGATCCCCCTGGACCTGGGCAAAGGCACGCATTCCCTGTTGTCGGGCCAGGCGGTGGAAATGGCGATGGCGCAGCGCTCGGTGTCGTCGTTGCTGGCTGCGCGCCCACAACGTGCGTGTGCGTGGGTATGGACGCCGTTGCTGACACCACAGCTGGCCAGGCAGCTGGCCGAGCGTGCGGTCGCGCACTGCCCGCATGCACAGGGCCGGAAGCGGTGGTTGCGCTTCTACGACCCGATGGTGACGGATCTGTTCCTGCAGTGCTCATCGCGCTCGCAACGGGCGTATCGGTTTGAAGGTGTCACCACGTGGATGTTTCTGGATAGATGGGGGGAGTGGGCTATCAGCAACGCCGTGGCGCCTGCACTGCCCGGTGACCTTGCCGTGTCCTGGCCCGAGCTGGAATCCATCGGTGCATTGAACCAGGCGTGGATCGGCGCGCTGCAAGCCGGAACTGCGCCGGATCGCGCCACGTTCGCGCAGGTGCAGCGCAGTGTCGGAGAAGGACGCCGTAGTGGTGTGTCCAGCGGTACGGATCTGGATCTGTTCGCCGCGCATGCGCTCTCGATCGGGCCTCAGTTCCACAGGGATCCCTCGGTCCAGGCACTGCTGGCGCAGATCGCGCACGGTGAGCGGTACGGCGAACTCGTATTGCGGCTTGAAGACGCGGAGTGGCAGCGCATCCGCGCGGCGTCATCGGCAGACGCATCTGCAATCAAGGGAGGGAAATCCACATGA
- a CDS encoding putative type VI secretion system effector, with protein MSIEFQMNRAEHGLLDTHAGIISDLKVQHVVQNVFWRRGDREGMAATGTIAAAFGLSGPAASMAMMSAEEMEERVTWVEFRLGAIKVKAMLWNWPFLEGDDVRVVGRHEGDGNFFALSVLQEQSRLIVSYPHVSAGTWAHWMTVAKYSLMFSVPWCALVIGFFWLVQLKDSVGRNEGGSVLVAQAYLVCVLLFCFIGYRMGRRFTRFAKMADAIFQTLGWPNAKRINLRRITKQKRQPGDHLALGDTYFRY; from the coding sequence ATGAGTATCGAATTCCAAATGAACCGTGCCGAACATGGGTTGCTTGATACTCACGCTGGCATCATCTCTGACTTGAAAGTTCAGCATGTAGTGCAGAACGTCTTCTGGCGGAGAGGAGACCGCGAGGGGATGGCAGCGACCGGCACCATTGCGGCAGCGTTTGGACTCAGCGGTCCGGCCGCAAGTATGGCGATGATGTCCGCTGAGGAAATGGAGGAGCGAGTTACGTGGGTTGAGTTTCGGCTCGGCGCAATCAAAGTAAAAGCAATGCTCTGGAACTGGCCATTTCTGGAGGGCGATGATGTCCGAGTAGTTGGCCGACATGAGGGCGACGGAAACTTCTTCGCCCTTTCAGTTCTGCAAGAACAGAGTAGGCTGATTGTGTCTTATCCGCACGTTAGTGCGGGTACGTGGGCGCATTGGATGACGGTTGCAAAGTACTCCCTGATGTTCTCGGTGCCTTGGTGCGCACTTGTCATCGGTTTTTTTTGGCTGGTTCAGCTTAAGGATAGTGTAGGCAGGAATGAGGGCGGAAGTGTGTTGGTAGCTCAGGCCTATTTGGTCTGCGTTCTGCTCTTCTGCTTCATTGGATACAGAATGGGGCGGCGTTTCACTCGGTTCGCAAAGATGGCTGATGCAATATTCCAGACGCTTGGTTGGCCCAACGCAAAGCGGATAAATCTGCGGCGGATCACCAAGCAGAAGCGACAGCCAGGCGACCATCTTGCCTTGGGCGATACCTACTTCAGGTACTGA
- a CDS encoding S41 family peptidase: MQVRKEVRRIGALMIALLAANALAEAPTSVELPSPEAQVQILNLLERQALYRDRVDWPAMRTRLQSVQGEPTQRLALLREAIALSTGHHGLWTTTQRQRDSLARAQQAGAAAVDRAKVADAVDARIGWVVIEGYAATPGATPQEKFRQDIQRAARWQQVIRSKDDGARCGWIVDLRDNGGGTMWPMLLGMAPLLRTSVLNNEDVGKFETSHGPQRWTLTASAVQLAGKPLLDFGQSGHMLRQPGAPVAVLFGPRTGSSGEASALAWRGRAQTRSFGQPTAGVSTGNVVHTLADGSRLVLTTSVMQDRDGRGDGLKIEPDQYTEGDAATLAAAQQWLLAQPACQGRT, translated from the coding sequence ATGCAGGTTCGCAAGGAAGTGCGTCGCATCGGCGCGCTGATGATCGCGCTGTTGGCTGCCAACGCCCTGGCCGAGGCCCCTACGTCGGTCGAGCTGCCCTCGCCGGAGGCGCAGGTGCAGATCCTCAACCTGCTTGAACGGCAGGCGTTGTATCGCGACCGGGTGGACTGGCCTGCCATGCGCACACGGCTGCAATCGGTGCAGGGAGAGCCTACGCAGCGGCTGGCGTTGCTGCGCGAAGCCATCGCGCTCAGCACGGGCCACCATGGTCTATGGACGACGACCCAGCGCCAGCGCGACTCCCTGGCGCGCGCGCAGCAGGCCGGCGCCGCCGCGGTGGACAGGGCCAAGGTCGCCGATGCGGTGGATGCACGTATCGGCTGGGTGGTCATCGAGGGCTATGCCGCCACGCCCGGCGCGACACCACAGGAAAAATTCCGCCAGGACATCCAGCGCGCTGCGCGGTGGCAGCAGGTGATCCGCAGCAAGGACGACGGCGCGCGCTGTGGCTGGATCGTGGACCTGCGTGACAACGGCGGCGGCACCATGTGGCCGATGCTGCTGGGCATGGCACCGCTGCTGCGCACCTCGGTGCTGAACAACGAGGATGTGGGGAAGTTCGAAACCTCGCACGGGCCGCAGCGCTGGACGTTGACGGCCAGCGCCGTGCAGCTGGCGGGCAAACCCTTGCTGGATTTCGGCCAGTCCGGCCATATGCTGCGGCAGCCCGGCGCGCCGGTGGCGGTGCTGTTCGGGCCGCGCACCGGCAGCTCCGGCGAGGCCTCGGCGCTGGCGTGGCGTGGCCGCGCGCAGACGCGCAGCTTCGGCCAGCCGACGGCAGGCGTCTCGACTGGGAACGTCGTGCACACCCTGGCCGATGGCAGCCGCCTGGTGCTGACCACCAGCGTGATGCAGGATCGCGACGGCCGCGGCGATGGCCTGAAGATCGAACCGGATCAGTACACGGAAGGGGACGCGGCCACGCTGGCGGCGGCTCAGCAGTGGCTGCTGGCCCAGCCCGCCTGCCAGGGCCGCACATGA
- a CDS encoding SseB family protein, whose translation MDHDTPFEPLNDLEVSLLQAQDGTLTASQFLDGLLTSTAFVLLDKAIGEDGAWDESISPLVLTSESGEPMFAVFTAPERAGLWHEQLPQFAHAMPIAVHALLAGIGDGVGLVLNPGLDVGMEMIPDAVTQLKQRAAAITRGMAH comes from the coding sequence ATGGACCACGACACCCCGTTCGAACCCCTCAACGACCTCGAGGTAAGCCTGCTGCAGGCCCAGGACGGCACGTTGACCGCATCGCAGTTCCTCGATGGCCTGCTGACCTCGACGGCGTTCGTGCTGCTGGACAAGGCCATCGGTGAGGACGGTGCGTGGGACGAGAGCATCTCGCCGCTGGTGCTGACCAGCGAGAGCGGCGAGCCGATGTTCGCGGTGTTCACTGCGCCCGAGCGCGCCGGCCTGTGGCACGAGCAGTTGCCGCAGTTCGCCCACGCGATGCCGATCGCGGTGCATGCGCTGCTGGCCGGTATCGGCGACGGCGTCGGCCTGGTGCTGAACCCGGGCCTGGACGTGGGCATGGAAATGATCCCCGACGCGGTGACCCAGCTGAAGCAGCGGGCGGCGGCGATTACGCGCGGCATGGCGCATTGA